A part of Ignavibacteriales bacterium genomic DNA contains:
- a CDS encoding YeeE/YedE family protein, producing the protein MEETKYMNPYLAGVLLGLLLIATIYITGRGLGASGAIKSYAVTAVETIAPSHTENTRFYQEYSKEHPGSSPLMSWLVFEVTGVLIGAFLSGLISNRLDFKLEKGPRSTTQIRVAGALIGGLLWGVGSQLGRGCTSGAALSGMAVMSTGGIITMFAIFAGAYMFAYFFRKFWI; encoded by the coding sequence ATGGAAGAAACAAAATATATGAATCCTTACTTAGCTGGAGTTTTACTCGGCTTGTTATTGATAGCAACAATTTATATTACGGGCAGAGGTTTAGGCGCAAGTGGTGCTATCAAAAGTTACGCTGTTACTGCTGTAGAAACTATTGCGCCATCGCATACAGAGAATACAAGATTTTACCAGGAATATAGTAAAGAACATCCCGGTTCAAGCCCACTTATGAGCTGGCTTGTGTTTGAAGTTACAGGTGTTTTAATCGGAGCTTTTTTATCAGGATTAATTTCCAATCGTTTAGATTTTAAATTGGAAAAAGGACCACGCTCGACAACACAAATTAGAGTTGCTGGTGCCTTAATCGGCGGATTATTATGGGGAGTAGGCTCTCAACTTGGTCGCGGATGTACAAGCGGCGCAGCACTTAGTGGTATGGCTGTTATGTCAACCGGAGGAATAATTACAATGTTTGCAATCTTTGCCGGGGCATATATGTTTGCATATTTTTTTAGAAAATTTTGGATATAA
- the dnaJ gene encoding molecular chaperone DnaJ: MTKRDYYEILGVSKSATKEELKKAYRKLALQYHPDRNPDNKEAEEKFKEAAEAYEVLNDDDKKARYDRFGHDGLRNSGFSSEGFSNVNDIFSHFSDIFSGSSIFDDFFNSGSSRGRSRRRTGGTPGSDLRVNLKLTLEEIATGVSKKIKLKKYITCDQCSGTGAHSGTSTKTCNVCQGSGEVKTISRSVFGQFVNISTCSNCNGEGTVVDQPCKKCMGDGRHLEEVTVKIDVPAGVHEGSYMTLRGEGNAGKRSGSPGDIVVVFQEIKHEYFIRENDDIIYELFISFPEAVLGTEVDVPTLSGKARLKIDAGTPAGKFLRMREKGIKHLNHSGSGDQIVKVNIHVPKKLNSKEKELLKELLDQPSFKSLTSDEEKSFFKRFGL, from the coding sequence ATGACAAAAAGAGATTACTACGAGATTCTTGGTGTAAGCAAGAGTGCAACTAAAGAGGAATTAAAAAAAGCCTACCGAAAACTAGCGCTTCAATATCACCCGGATAGAAATCCTGACAACAAAGAAGCAGAGGAAAAGTTTAAAGAAGCTGCTGAAGCTTACGAAGTATTAAACGATGATGATAAGAAAGCTCGCTACGACCGATTTGGACACGATGGACTGCGTAATTCCGGTTTTAGTTCCGAAGGATTTTCAAATGTAAATGATATTTTTTCACACTTCTCGGATATCTTCAGTGGTTCTTCAATCTTTGACGACTTCTTCAATTCTGGGTCTTCGCGTGGAAGGTCTAGACGAAGAACCGGCGGGACCCCCGGTTCTGATCTGCGCGTAAATCTAAAGCTTACTCTTGAAGAAATAGCAACCGGTGTTTCCAAAAAAATTAAATTAAAAAAATATATCACTTGTGATCAATGCAGCGGAACAGGTGCTCATTCAGGGACTTCAACAAAAACCTGTAATGTTTGTCAGGGTAGTGGTGAAGTTAAAACTATTTCCCGGTCTGTCTTTGGACAGTTTGTTAATATTTCAACTTGTTCGAATTGTAACGGTGAAGGAACTGTGGTTGATCAGCCCTGCAAAAAATGTATGGGCGATGGAAGACACTTAGAAGAAGTCACAGTTAAAATTGATGTGCCTGCGGGAGTACACGAGGGAAGCTATATGACGCTTCGCGGTGAAGGCAATGCAGGCAAACGCAGCGGCAGTCCCGGTGATATCGTAGTTGTATTTCAGGAAATAAAACATGAATACTTTATTCGAGAAAATGACGACATCATTTACGAATTATTCATAAGTTTTCCCGAAGCGGTACTCGGCACTGAGGTTGACGTTCCAACTCTTTCAGGAAAGGCAAGACTAAAAATAGACGCCGGTACTCCTGCCGGAAAATTTCTAAGAATGCGAGAGAAAGGGATCAAACATTTAAATCACTCTGGCTCCGGAGATCAAATTGTAAAAGTAAATATTCACGTACCAAAAAAATTAAACTCAAAAGAAAAAGAATTATTGAAGGAATTGCTTGATCAACCAAGTTTTAAAAGTTTAACTTCTGACGAAGAAAAGAGTTTTTTCAAAAGGTTCGGTTTGTAA
- the grpE gene encoding nucleotide exchange factor GrpE, with protein MDDQLNDTENKSKNENEIPPEEKKTADTLNELNVKISQLENEKDELKDSLLRKVAEFENYKRRSENEQLNLIKYAAESFIQKILTVVDDLERTLVHLEESENSKSIAEGIKLVYEKFIRILKEQGVTPIEAIGKPFNVDFHEAILQRKDSSVEPHTVLDEIQKGYLYKDRVIRHAQVIVSEDSELQSAEQGSDNAAENIS; from the coding sequence ATGGATGATCAATTAAACGATACAGAAAATAAATCTAAAAATGAAAATGAAATTCCTCCGGAAGAAAAAAAAACTGCTGACACTCTTAACGAATTGAATGTTAAAATATCTCAATTAGAAAATGAGAAAGATGAATTGAAAGATTCGTTGTTAAGAAAAGTGGCAGAGTTTGAAAATTATAAACGAAGATCCGAAAATGAACAGTTAAATCTTATTAAATATGCCGCTGAAAGTTTTATACAAAAAATTCTTACCGTCGTTGACGACCTTGAAAGAACATTAGTCCATTTGGAAGAATCAGAAAATTCAAAATCAATAGCGGAAGGAATTAAATTAGTTTACGAAAAATTCATTCGCATTCTGAAAGAACAAGGAGTTACTCCGATAGAAGCAATTGGAAAACCGTTTAATGTTGACTTTCACGAGGCTATATTGCAGCGGAAAGATAGTTCAGTCGAACCTCACACCGTGCTTGATGAAATCCAGAAAGGATATCTTTATAAAGATAGAGTTATCAGGCACGCTCAAGTTATTGTCAGTGAAGATTCCGAATTACAATCCGCCGAACAGGGTTCTGATAATGCTGCAGAGAACATTTCATAA
- a CDS encoding helix-hairpin-helix domain-containing protein, which produces MLTKISRKIGFTPTEIRVILFLVIVLLLGLGLKYFLAVDHKARILSTDYSIQDSLFFFSDNSDSNISKLSNKVVDSKLEVLDFNNRDFQEKKSSNIIGEKSINLNNASISDLTSLPGIGEKTAVAILEYKKNIGKFRNLNELMNVKGIGVSKFNKIKKYIYIDDK; this is translated from the coding sequence ATGCTGACTAAAATTTCTCGTAAAATCGGTTTTACTCCAACTGAAATAAGAGTGATTTTATTTTTAGTGATTGTCCTTTTGCTTGGATTAGGTCTTAAATATTTTTTAGCTGTTGACCATAAAGCGAGAATTTTATCTACTGACTATTCAATTCAGGACAGTCTTTTCTTCTTTTCAGATAATTCTGATTCGAATATTTCAAAATTATCTAATAAAGTTGTTGATTCTAAATTGGAAGTTTTGGATTTTAACAACCGAGATTTTCAAGAAAAGAAATCTTCTAATATTATTGGTGAAAAAAGTATCAACTTAAACAATGCAAGTATAAGTGATTTAACTTCACTTCCCGGAATTGGAGAAAAAACAGCCGTGGCAATATTAGAGTATAAAAAGAATATTGGTAAATTTAGGAACCTAAACGAACTGATGAATGTAAAAGGCATCGGAGTTTCAAAGTTCAATAAAATTAAAAAATACATTTACATTGATGATAAATAA
- a CDS encoding CGGC domain-containing protein: protein MNEKIKIGIIICDRYKSCAGGKCFRSVKERAGAFDIYKDKDVELVGYTSCGGCPGGNIEYAPEELKKNGAEVIHFATGMVVGYPPCPYINHFKEFIETKYGLKVVVGTHPIPEKYYLTHTKIGTWNNNEWIDFITPTLKDRAVRLAYD from the coding sequence ATGAATGAAAAAATAAAAATCGGCATAATCATTTGCGATAGATATAAAAGTTGTGCTGGTGGAAAATGTTTTAGATCTGTAAAAGAAAGAGCAGGTGCTTTTGATATTTACAAAGATAAAGATGTAGAACTGGTTGGTTATACTTCCTGTGGTGGTTGTCCCGGCGGAAATATTGAATATGCACCGGAAGAATTGAAAAAAAATGGTGCTGAAGTAATCCACTTTGCAACAGGAATGGTTGTTGGTTATCCGCCTTGTCCATATATCAATCATTTTAAAGAATTTATTGAAACAAAGTATGGATTAAAAGTAGTTGTTGGAACTCATCCGATACCGGAAAAATATTATTTAACTCATACAAAAATCGGAACCTGGAATAATAATGAGTGGATTGACTTTATAACACCTACTCTAAAGGATAGAGCAGTAAGGTTAGCTTATGATTAA
- a CDS encoding YeeE/YedE family protein, which yields MGPLVPDLISNNLNFIVALIIGILFGIILEQAGFSTSKKLVGLFYGYDFTVLRVFFTAGIVAMIGVMGLEHFGLVDINLVYVNPTFLWSGIIGGLIMGLGFVVGGFCPGTSVCAAAIGKIDAMIFIGGAFVGVLVFAEGYPLFEGLYKTSNLGSPRFFETLNMSQNVFAFIMVVFALAAFWFASIVENKINKEVKPVFRFTPYYISIAAVGIVMALSAFIFPERKASLTQLVENKEFVQSYKMDVMTVDEFAYQLMDEQDTKLQVIDFRNEKEYTKMNLPKSTSFTLDNLFEKEPNKVLSVRHKINVFIANDELTERKIAIIATELGYKHIKILQGGLNAFNDKILNFKPIENPKNIDEVYQNRFRTKAVSVIPVLIQNNKSAGPVKKTQKRVVGGC from the coding sequence ATGGGACCTTTAGTTCCAGATCTTATTAGTAATAATTTAAATTTTATAGTTGCACTTATTATTGGAATTTTATTTGGAATAATTTTAGAGCAGGCAGGATTTTCCACTTCAAAAAAATTAGTTGGATTATTTTACGGATACGATTTTACAGTGCTTCGCGTTTTCTTTACAGCCGGCATTGTTGCAATGATTGGTGTAATGGGGCTTGAGCATTTTGGGTTGGTTGATATAAATCTTGTTTATGTTAATCCCACATTTCTATGGTCAGGTATAATCGGTGGATTGATAATGGGATTAGGATTTGTGGTTGGCGGATTTTGTCCCGGTACAAGTGTTTGTGCCGCAGCCATTGGTAAGATTGATGCTATGATTTTTATTGGAGGTGCTTTTGTTGGTGTATTAGTTTTTGCAGAAGGTTATCCATTATTTGAAGGATTATATAAAACATCAAACCTGGGGAGCCCGCGTTTTTTTGAAACTCTAAATATGTCACAAAATGTTTTTGCATTTATTATGGTAGTGTTTGCACTTGCAGCTTTTTGGTTTGCTTCAATAGTTGAGAATAAAATTAACAAAGAGGTAAAGCCTGTTTTTAGATTTACACCATATTATATAAGTATCGCTGCAGTTGGAATTGTGATGGCACTTTCAGCTTTCATTTTCCCTGAAAGAAAGGCTTCACTTACTCAGCTTGTTGAGAATAAAGAGTTTGTTCAATCTTATAAAATGGACGTTATGACTGTTGATGAATTTGCATATCAATTAATGGATGAGCAGGATACAAAATTACAGGTGATTGATTTTAGAAATGAAAAAGAATACACAAAAATGAATCTGCCAAAATCAACATCATTTACGCTTGATAATTTATTTGAAAAAGAACCGAACAAAGTACTTTCAGTGCGTCATAAAATAAATGTCTTTATAGCTAATGATGAACTGACCGAAAGAAAAATTGCAATCATCGCTACGGAACTTGGATATAAACACATTAAAATTTTACAGGGCGGATTGAATGCTTTTAATGATAAAATATTAAATTTTAAACCGATTGAAAATCCTAAAAACATTGATGAAGTTTATCAGAATCGTTTTAGAACAAAAGCGGTTTCGGTAATTCCGGTTTTAATTCAAAATAATAAATCTGCCGGACCTGTGAAGAAAACGCAAAAGCGTGTAGTTGGCGGGTGTTAA
- a CDS encoding radical SAM protein, giving the protein MKNKKNSWIKNKIELLCRKLETSILKDRSLKCKVVYGPVRSRRLGLVLGINNVKPGVCSYNCIYCQSGKTSCCSICTNNCLSPYELFVSVKNKIDEITKMGKQIDYILFAGSGDPAMDISLSQEIQLLREFDYKIAVFTNSALLWNENIQENLMFADYVSLKIDTINEETWLKINRPHERLKYDMILNGIKQFSKKFRGTLTTETMLIKNFNDNESEIKQLGNFLSTINRNASYFMTPIYPPAENYAVSPDTETLKDLSQIIQKNIPNSLTLCCPEKEEFLQPMILKMSF; this is encoded by the coding sequence ATGAAAAATAAAAAAAATTCCTGGATAAAAAATAAAATCGAATTACTTTGCAGAAAGCTTGAAACAAGCATTCTAAAAGATAGATCATTAAAATGCAAAGTAGTTTATGGACCTGTACGTTCAAGAAGACTTGGGTTGGTACTGGGAATTAATAATGTTAAGCCGGGAGTTTGCTCATATAATTGTATTTATTGCCAGAGTGGAAAAACTTCTTGTTGTTCTATCTGCACAAATAATTGTCTCTCTCCCTACGAACTTTTTGTATCCGTAAAAAATAAAATTGATGAAATTACAAAAATGGGGAAACAAATTGATTACATTTTGTTTGCCGGCAGTGGGGACCCTGCAATGGATATAAGTTTGTCACAAGAAATCCAACTGTTAAGAGAGTTTGATTATAAAATCGCAGTCTTTACAAATTCTGCTCTTTTATGGAATGAAAACATTCAAGAAAATTTAATGTTCGCTGATTATGTATCGCTTAAGATTGATACGATTAATGAAGAAACGTGGTTAAAAATAAATCGCCCGCACGAAAGATTAAAATATGATATGATCTTAAATGGAATAAAACAATTCTCTAAAAAATTTAGAGGTACATTAACAACCGAAACGATGCTTATTAAAAACTTTAACGATAATGAAAGTGAGATTAAACAACTTGGTAATTTTTTAAGTACCATCAACCGCAATGCTTCTTATTTTATGACGCCTATCTATCCACCGGCTGAGAATTATGCTGTAAGTCCGGATACTGAAACACTGAAAGACTTATCCCAGATAATTCAAAAGAATATTCCAAACTCACTAACGTTATGCTGCCCGGAGAAGGAAGAATTTTTACAACCGATGATTTTGAAAATGAGCTTTTAG
- a CDS encoding tetrathionate reductase family octaheme c-type cytochrome, producing the protein MKKIVLILAFISLLIVIAVGTLSQKDFEPTTLMKLKEKYTQKHKPDVDHSKFASLQQNFTSPQQVTKACESCHNMTAHQVMNSNHWNWEREEYVQGRGIIYLGKGNAINNFCIGTQGNEESCAKCHIGFGMDSKRAVFTDSTNIDCLVCHDNSETYAKANEKGGAPVMTLDFNKIAQSVGKPKRTNCGVCHFYGGGGNNVKHGDLEMSQFEPTKEIDIHMASDGVNLQCVDCHTTEQHNIAGKVYSLSSMNHNRNNCEQCHSATPHEDNILNEHTLKVACQTCHIPTYAKGNATKMYWDWSTAGKLKNGEPYVEEDSMGNHAYMSIKGSFVWEKNVTPDYIWFNGTASHYLEGDKIQDTTKPLVLNRLHGSYGDDESKIVPVKIHIAKQPYDPINKILIQPKLFADEKGEGAFWKDFDWQTAAEVGMKEANLPFSGKISFLKTEMYWPVNHMVASTENTLQCNSCHTRQDSRLAKLTDFYMPGRDYSSLVDTSGKWLIILTIIGIFIHGFIRFTYNRKLNARGKQ; encoded by the coding sequence ATGAAAAAGATAGTTCTAATTCTCGCATTTATCAGTTTATTGATAGTTATTGCAGTTGGTACTTTATCTCAAAAAGATTTTGAGCCAACAACTTTAATGAAACTGAAAGAAAAATATACTCAAAAACATAAACCAGATGTTGACCATAGTAAGTTTGCTTCACTTCAACAGAATTTTACTTCACCTCAGCAGGTTACAAAAGCCTGCGAGTCTTGCCATAATATGACTGCTCATCAAGTGATGAACTCTAATCACTGGAACTGGGAACGTGAAGAATATGTGCAAGGACGAGGCATAATTTATCTTGGCAAAGGTAATGCAATAAATAATTTCTGCATTGGCACGCAGGGTAACGAAGAAAGTTGTGCAAAATGTCATATTGGTTTCGGTATGGATTCCAAACGGGCTGTGTTCACTGATTCAACAAATATAGATTGTCTTGTTTGTCATGATAATTCTGAAACTTATGCCAAAGCAAATGAAAAGGGCGGCGCACCCGTGATGACACTCGATTTTAATAAGATTGCACAAAGTGTTGGAAAACCAAAACGAACTAATTGCGGAGTTTGTCATTTTTATGGCGGGGGCGGCAACAATGTTAAACATGGTGATCTTGAAATGTCGCAGTTCGAACCTACAAAAGAGATTGACATTCACATGGCATCAGATGGAGTGAACCTGCAATGCGTTGATTGTCACACCACTGAACAGCATAATATTGCGGGCAAAGTTTATTCTCTTTCATCTATGAATCATAATCGTAACAATTGCGAGCAATGTCATTCCGCAACACCGCACGAAGATAATATTCTAAATGAACATACGTTAAAAGTTGCCTGCCAAACCTGTCATATTCCAACTTACGCAAAAGGCAATGCAACTAAAATGTATTGGGATTGGTCAACAGCGGGCAAGCTAAAAAATGGTGAACCTTATGTTGAAGAAGATAGTATGGGTAATCACGCTTATATGTCTATAAAAGGAAGTTTTGTTTGGGAAAAAAATGTTACACCGGATTATATCTGGTTTAACGGCACTGCTTCGCATTATCTTGAAGGTGATAAAATACAGGATACCACAAAACCACTTGTATTAAATCGACTTCATGGTTCTTATGGTGATGATGAATCGAAAATAGTTCCAGTAAAAATACATATTGCAAAACAACCTTATGATCCGATTAACAAAATTCTTATCCAGCCAAAACTTTTTGCTGATGAAAAAGGTGAGGGTGCATTCTGGAAAGATTTTGATTGGCAAACAGCAGCAGAGGTTGGAATGAAAGAAGCAAATCTTCCATTCAGCGGAAAAATTTCTTTCTTGAAAACTGAAATGTACTGGCCTGTTAATCATATGGTTGCTTCGACTGAAAATACATTGCAGTGCAACAGTTGTCATACAAGACAAGATAGCCGTCTTGCAAAACTTACGGATTTTTATATGCCAGGCAGAGATTATTCTTCACTTGTAGATACTTCCGGTAAATGGTTAATCATTCTAACAATCATTGGAATTTTTATTCACGGTTTTATAAGATTTACTTACAATAGAAAATTAAATGCACGAGGAAAACAATGA
- a CDS encoding heat-inducible transcription repressor HrcA, whose protein sequence is MTKSLDQNILETDEILKIASRLLSSITNQIACVTYPTLDKGILEKIQLVSLTSTRLLVVVSIKSGLVKTITLEFNSEIGNIKLQKVENLLNERLNGLTFQEIRKTVKERFVDVGENEKPVIRLFIDSVDKIFKDHHKEDKLVISGATNVIHQPEFEDPEKFQSIIELIENKDIIIHIMDKQKLDSVDNIVISIGSENEVEKFNEYSFITKEYKFGETSGTLGIIGPKRMEYSRIIAIIDYLSKILSNALTQTP, encoded by the coding sequence TTGACAAAAAGTTTGGATCAAAACATTTTAGAGACTGATGAAATACTTAAAATTGCTTCAAGGTTATTAAGCAGTATTACAAATCAAATTGCCTGTGTTACTTATCCTACATTAGACAAAGGTATTTTAGAAAAAATTCAATTGGTAAGTTTAACCTCAACGCGCTTGCTTGTTGTTGTTAGCATTAAATCCGGTTTAGTAAAAACTATTACGTTAGAATTTAACAGCGAAATTGGGAATATTAAACTACAAAAAGTTGAAAACCTGCTAAATGAAAGGCTGAATGGACTAACATTTCAGGAAATTCGTAAAACGGTTAAAGAAAGATTCGTTGATGTTGGAGAAAATGAAAAACCCGTAATCAGACTTTTTATTGATTCGGTAGATAAGATTTTTAAAGACCACCATAAAGAAGATAAGCTGGTAATTTCCGGTGCAACAAATGTTATCCATCAACCGGAATTTGAAGATCCGGAAAAATTTCAGAGTATAATTGAGCTTATTGAAAACAAAGATATTATTATCCATATAATGGATAAACAAAAACTTGATTCGGTAGATAATATTGTAATATCAATCGGCAGTGAAAATGAAGTTGAAAAATTTAACGAGTACAGCTTTATTACTAAAGAATATAAGTTTGGAGAAACTTCCGGCACGCTTGGAATTATTGGTCCAAAACGAATGGAGTATTCAAGAATTATTGCAATCATTGATTACTTATCAAAAATTTTATCGAATGCTTTAACACAAACACCATAA
- a CDS encoding sigma 54-interacting transcriptional regulator, translated as MSDVQQIVDKNKETLIIPDGIIVIGKDKNIIVFNEAASRISGYSEEDAVTNNFEFLFKKNFDDRKYIIESLEDNLSFNNLSFNITDSKGNVKNVLASITPIKRDENVLSVVFVFRDTKEMLSLAEEIQEKTSELIDQKNKLDAIFNSNIEGTFTIDNDWNVTSFNTSAEKITGYKKSEAIGKKCWDIFNSSICRNGCHMEQTLLKGKAMLGNELEIIHRSGKKVPIRVNSNILMNNKNEKIGAIETFLDISELKNLSAHLNDFFKYENIVGRNKEIKQIISVLESVSQTDTTVLITGESGTGKELAARAIHLNSSRKTGPFIAVNCSAFVESLIESELFGHEKGSFTGAIKTKIGKFELAQGGTLFLDEIGDLSIAVQTKLLRVLETREFERVGGNKTIKMDARIIAATNKNLLDEIAAGRFREDLFYRINVINIHLPPLRERMDDLPLIINHFIESFNKKFNKNIKQFSSSAFDILMEYNWPGNIRELENVIEHCFVLCSGDIIQVECLPKRLREQKPKKSNSQDQNPKKGFKDAERELIISVLEKNNHNRTKAAKELNINPSTLWRKIKKLGIEF; from the coding sequence ATGTCAGATGTACAACAAATAGTTGATAAGAATAAAGAGACATTGATTATTCCCGATGGAATCATTGTAATTGGTAAAGATAAAAATATTATTGTTTTTAATGAGGCAGCTTCCCGCATATCCGGTTACTCTGAAGAAGACGCAGTAACGAATAATTTTGAATTTCTTTTTAAGAAAAATTTTGATGACAGAAAATATATTATTGAGTCGTTGGAGGATAATTTATCTTTTAATAATCTTTCATTTAACATTACCGATAGCAAAGGCAATGTTAAAAATGTACTTGCTTCAATCACTCCAATTAAAAGAGATGAAAACGTTTTAAGTGTCGTTTTTGTTTTTAGAGATACAAAAGAGATGCTTTCATTAGCAGAAGAAATTCAAGAAAAAACTTCTGAGCTGATTGATCAAAAAAATAAATTAGATGCAATTTTTAACAGCAACATTGAAGGCACTTTTACAATTGATAATGATTGGAATGTTACATCGTTTAATACATCCGCAGAAAAGATAACCGGTTACAAAAAATCTGAGGCAATCGGCAAAAAATGCTGGGACATTTTCAATTCATCAATCTGCCGTAATGGATGCCATATGGAACAAACACTGCTGAAAGGTAAAGCAATGTTGGGCAATGAATTGGAAATTATTCATAGAAGCGGAAAGAAAGTTCCTATCAGAGTTAACTCAAATATTTTAATGAATAATAAGAATGAAAAAATTGGTGCGATTGAAACTTTTCTGGATATATCTGAACTAAAAAATTTATCCGCACACTTAAATGATTTTTTTAAGTATGAAAATATTGTCGGAAGAAATAAAGAGATTAAACAAATTATTTCAGTGCTCGAAAGTGTTTCTCAAACAGATACTACGGTTTTAATTACTGGTGAAAGCGGTACGGGAAAAGAATTAGCTGCACGTGCAATACATCTAAATAGTTCAAGAAAAACAGGACCTTTCATAGCAGTCAATTGCAGTGCATTTGTCGAATCACTTATTGAGAGCGAATTATTTGGACACGAGAAAGGTTCATTTACAGGGGCAATAAAAACTAAGATTGGAAAGTTTGAACTTGCACAAGGCGGAACTTTATTTCTTGATGAAATCGGAGATCTGTCAATTGCAGTTCAGACAAAACTTTTAAGAGTTTTAGAAACGCGAGAATTTGAAAGAGTCGGCGGGAACAAAACTATAAAAATGGATGCAAGAATAATTGCAGCAACAAATAAAAATCTTTTGGATGAAATTGCTGCAGGAAGATTTCGTGAAGATTTATTTTACAGAATAAATGTAATCAACATTCACCTTCCCCCTTTGCGTGAAAGAATGGATGATCTACCTTTAATAATAAATCATTTCATTGAATCTTTTAATAAAAAGTTTAATAAAAATATAAAACAATTTTCTTCGTCAGCTTTTGATATTTTGATGGAATATAATTGGCCAGGTAATATCAGAGAATTGGAAAATGTAATTGAGCATTGTTTTGTTCTTTGCAGTGGTGACATAATTCAAGTTGAGTGCCTGCCTAAAAGATTGCGTGAACAAAAACCTAAAAAGTCAAATTCACAAGATCAGAACCCGAAAAAAGGATTTAAAGATGCCGAAAGAGAATTGATTATTTCTGTTTTAGAAAAGAACAATCACAACCGAACAAAAGCCGCAAAAGAGTTAAACATTAATCCTTCAACACTCTGGAGGAAGATTAAAAAACTTGGAATAGAATTTTAG
- a CDS encoding MarR family transcriptional regulator, with translation MTNNIEPVAELICELTRNCNIKEEYFASSFNLSPTEVRFLKLFAIKPVYTIKELRDVLKLTPGRITHILTSLEGKKLISRTLDLKDKRVIVVNLLPKAAPLISNLQQNYHELHNRILQNVKEEEMGKILSSLEILVDVFKKWVNQK, from the coding sequence ATGACAAATAACATAGAACCTGTAGCTGAGTTAATCTGCGAATTAACTCGAAATTGCAACATCAAAGAAGAATATTTTGCTTCAAGCTTTAATTTATCTCCAACAGAGGTTAGATTTCTTAAACTATTTGCAATAAAACCTGTGTATACAATTAAAGAACTGCGTGATGTGCTTAAACTTACTCCGGGCAGAATAACGCATATTTTAACTAGTTTGGAAGGGAAAAAGTTAATTTCACGAACTTTAGACCTGAAAGATAAAAGAGTAATAGTCGTTAACCTTTTGCCAAAAGCAGCCCCGCTAATTTCAAATCTTCAGCAAAATTATCACGAACTTCATAATAGGATTCTCCAAAATGTTAAAGAGGAAGAAATGGGAAAAATTCTATCTTCTCTGGAAATTCTTGTTGATGTTTTCAAAAAATGGGTGAATCAAAAATAA
- a CDS encoding cupin domain-containing protein: protein MTNILNIYDEFGWEKAEGYPVGTRIKILRNEIDSKTLLLKLPQGFHLDAHTHVYNEQHLVLEGEYESEGVQFTSGTYRFIPAHNDHGPFTSKSGAIVLVIWDHIK, encoded by the coding sequence ATGACGAACATACTTAATATTTATGATGAATTTGGCTGGGAAAAAGCAGAGGGTTACCCTGTTGGGACCAGGATTAAAATTTTGCGAAATGAAATTGATTCCAAAACATTATTGTTAAAACTACCGCAAGGGTTTCATCTTGATGCTCACACACATGTTTATAATGAACAACATTTAGTTCTTGAAGGTGAATATGAAAGTGAAGGAGTTCAGTTTACTTCTGGAACTTACAGATTTATTCCAGCTCACAATGATCATGGACCATTCACTTCAAAATCCGGGGCTATTGTTCTTGTTATCTGGGATCATATTAAATAG
- a CDS encoding tetratricopeptide repeat protein → MNSQNYFDASSSKTDTGINSFVYNIIGVNQADNRNYKDALELFTEAIKLNPNDSVAFFNRASIEMQLGLYKEARKDFKESAKLELNSDFG, encoded by the coding sequence ATGAATAGCCAAAATTATTTTGATGCATCTTCCTCCAAAACAGACACTGGGATCAACTCTTTTGTATATAATATTATTGGAGTTAATCAAGCTGATAATAGGAATTACAAAGATGCTCTTGAATTATTTACAGAGGCTATCAAACTAAATCCGAATGATTCTGTGGCCTTTTTTAACAGAGCAAGTATTGAGATGCAACTTGGACTTTATAAAGAAGCACGAAAGGATTTTAAAGAATCGGCAAAATTAGAGTTAAATAGTGACTTCGGATGA